In a single window of the Rhodothermales bacterium genome:
- a CDS encoding SulP family inorganic anion transporter — protein MLGDRRYGLSLPSTKTLKAEWFSNVRGDLLAGVVVALALIPEAIAFSIIAGVDPKVGLYASFSIAVITAFVGGRPGMISAATGAMALLMITLVRDYGLDYLFATTILTGVLQIVFGWFKLGRYMKFVPKPVMVGFVNALAILIFMAQLPLFVGAGWMMYAVVAGALAIIYLLPRVTTAVPSPLVAIIALTLVSLTTGGGLSRVGDMGALPTTLPFFSLPAVPFSLETLRIIFPVAIALSLVGLIESLLTASIVDEMTDTPSDKNKEARGQGIANVITGFFGGMAGCAMIGQSVINVKSGGRGRLSTFAAGAFLLFFILVLADWLVLIPMGALVAVMFMVSIGTFDWSSLKVTALPFSETLVMGVTVGTVVYTHDLAIGVFVGVVLSALLFARKVANVAFMEDALSDDGRTRTYVLNGDLFFVTVTGFLAHFDFQEDVDRVLIDLTHGHIWDASAVAAIDKAVLRFRKRGVHAEVVGLNAASATLLDRVAIHDKPGALDVAMGH, from the coding sequence ATCCTCGGCGACCGCCGCTACGGCCTCTCGCTCCCCAGCACCAAAACCCTCAAAGCCGAGTGGTTCTCGAACGTCCGCGGCGACCTGCTCGCTGGCGTCGTCGTGGCCCTCGCGCTCATCCCCGAGGCGATCGCCTTCTCGATCATCGCCGGCGTCGACCCCAAAGTCGGGCTCTACGCCTCGTTCTCGATCGCCGTCATCACGGCGTTCGTCGGCGGCCGGCCGGGCATGATCTCCGCCGCGACGGGCGCGATGGCGCTCCTCATGATCACGCTCGTCCGCGACTACGGGCTCGACTACCTCTTCGCCACGACGATCTTGACGGGCGTGCTACAGATCGTCTTCGGGTGGTTCAAGCTCGGGCGCTACATGAAGTTCGTCCCGAAGCCCGTGATGGTCGGGTTCGTCAACGCGCTCGCTATCCTCATTTTCATGGCGCAGCTCCCGCTCTTCGTCGGAGCCGGGTGGATGATGTATGCCGTCGTCGCGGGCGCGCTCGCCATCATCTATCTCCTGCCGCGCGTGACGACGGCGGTGCCCTCGCCGCTCGTCGCCATCATCGCGCTCACGCTTGTTTCGCTCACGACCGGCGGCGGGCTCAGCCGCGTCGGCGACATGGGCGCGCTGCCGACGACGCTGCCGTTCTTCAGCCTGCCCGCCGTGCCGTTCTCGCTCGAAACGCTGCGAATCATCTTCCCCGTCGCCATCGCCCTCTCGCTCGTCGGGCTGATCGAATCGCTGCTGACGGCGTCGATCGTCGACGAGATGACGGACACGCCGAGCGATAAGAACAAAGAGGCGCGCGGGCAGGGCATCGCGAACGTCATCACCGGCTTCTTCGGCGGGATGGCCGGGTGCGCGATGATCGGGCAGTCCGTCATCAACGTGAAGTCGGGCGGGCGCGGCCGGCTCTCGACGTTCGCGGCGGGCGCGTTCCTGCTCTTCTTCATCCTCGTCCTCGCCGACTGGCTCGTGCTGATCCCGATGGGCGCGCTCGTGGCCGTGATGTTCATGGTCTCGATCGGCACGTTCGACTGGTCGTCGCTGAAGGTGACGGCGCTTCCGTTCAGCGAGACGCTCGTGATGGGCGTGACCGTCGGCACCGTCGTCTACACGCACGACCTCGCGATCGGCGTGTTCGTCGGCGTCGTGCTCAGCGCGCTCCTCTTCGCGCGGAAGGTGGCGAACGTCGCGTTCATGGAGGACGCGCTCAGCGACGACGGTCGGACCCGGACCTACGTCCTCAACGGCGACCTCTTCTTCGTCACCGTTACCGGCTTCCTCGCCCACTTCGATTTCCAGGAGGACGTGGACCGCGTGCTGATCGACCTCACGCACGGCCACATCTGGGACGCCTCGGCGGTTGCCGCCATCGACAAGGCCGTGCTCCGCTTCCGCAAGCGCGGCGTGCACGCCGAAGTCGTCGGCCTCAACGCGGCGAGCGCGACGCTCCTCGACCGCGTCGCCATCCACGACAAGCCCGGCGCGCTCGACGTGGCGATGGGCCACTGA
- a CDS encoding NFACT RNA binding domain-containing protein — protein MPRPERPPAADYQTFEAEGFEILVGASARDNDRLTFSVADPQDLWLHVGGVPGSHVVVRNPGGGDVPKTVVKRAAELAAFHSKARAAGGKVTVSVCRACDVRKPRGAKSGTVQLRRHDEVKVYVPDVV, from the coding sequence ATGCCCCGCCCCGAACGCCCGCCTGCCGCCGACTACCAGACCTTCGAGGCCGAGGGTTTCGAGATCCTCGTCGGCGCGAGCGCCCGCGACAACGACCGGCTGACGTTCAGCGTGGCCGATCCGCAAGACCTCTGGCTCCACGTCGGTGGGGTGCCCGGTAGCCACGTCGTCGTGCGGAATCCGGGCGGGGGTGACGTGCCGAAGACGGTCGTGAAGCGGGCGGCGGAACTGGCCGCGTTCCACTCGAAGGCGCGGGCGGCGGGCGGGAAAGTGACCGTCAGCGTGTGCCGCGCCTGCGACGTGCGGAAGCCGCGCGGCGCGAAGTCCGGCACCGTTCAGCTGCGGCGGCACGACGAGGTGAAGGTCTACGTCCCGGACGTGGTCTGA
- a CDS encoding FG-GAP-like repeat-containing protein, with the protein MRPSRYVLLSLAIVLLYPCDGYGQPVFTEVTDGDLVTAVRSWGASWVDIDGDLDLDLFVSRQATTGGNRLYLNDGGTLTLADAGALTDAATPGSLGHTWADYDNDDDLDVYAVGGWVSGAGHLFRNDGGTFALVDAAPVAPSDDNRGWSAAWGDFDADGFVDLVVAHPAGFVGVSQPNHLFHNESGSAFSRVADGPVVTGLAPYTVASWSDYDLDGDLDLFIGSGPANGSVAPDFFYENDGAGAFSRLETEPFATDARDGQVVNWIDVDNDGDLDVYITNYTGTATNDFYRNDAGTYVAVTDDPLADDTGGLRLANTWGDLDNDGDLDAFITTGGNAADRLYSNDGDGTFTRIASSPLTTRADATSGATLGDYDGDGDLDLAVTTQVNGGGPVRLYRNDTDTANGWLKLNLVGVASNRAAIGAQVRATATIGGSAVTQFREVSAQNTFNGQNALTVHLGLGDAAAVETLEITWPSGAVDTFEDVPANAFFEVTEGGGLIAVANESDGLGSVPSLGLDASYPNPFAERTMIPYHLGQAGPVSLAVYDLLGRRVRTLVDAARPAGSHTATWDGRDASGRRLSAGVYLYRLEVIDPARGAGERAETRRLVLVR; encoded by the coding sequence ATGCGCCCCTCTCGCTACGTCCTCCTCTCGCTCGCCATCGTCCTGCTCTATCCGTGCGACGGGTACGGGCAGCCCGTGTTCACCGAAGTCACCGACGGCGACCTCGTCACGGCGGTCCGCTCGTGGGGCGCGAGTTGGGTGGACATCGACGGCGACCTCGACCTCGACCTCTTCGTGAGCCGGCAGGCGACGACGGGCGGCAACCGGCTCTACCTCAACGACGGCGGCACGCTCACCCTCGCCGACGCGGGCGCGCTCACCGACGCCGCCACGCCCGGCTCGCTCGGCCACACCTGGGCCGACTACGACAACGACGACGACCTCGACGTGTACGCTGTCGGCGGGTGGGTTAGCGGGGCCGGCCACCTCTTCCGTAACGACGGCGGCACGTTCGCCCTCGTCGACGCCGCGCCCGTCGCGCCGAGCGACGACAACCGGGGCTGGAGCGCGGCGTGGGGCGACTTCGATGCCGACGGCTTCGTGGATCTCGTCGTGGCCCACCCGGCGGGGTTCGTGGGGGTCTCCCAGCCGAACCACCTCTTCCACAACGAGAGCGGTAGCGCGTTCAGCCGCGTCGCTGACGGTCCTGTCGTCACCGGGCTCGCCCCGTACACCGTCGCCTCGTGGAGCGACTACGACCTCGACGGCGACCTCGACCTCTTCATCGGCAGCGGACCAGCGAACGGGAGCGTGGCGCCGGATTTCTTCTACGAGAACGACGGCGCCGGCGCGTTCAGCCGTCTGGAGACGGAACCGTTCGCCACCGATGCGCGCGACGGGCAGGTGGTAAACTGGATCGATGTCGATAATGACGGCGACCTCGACGTCTACATCACCAACTACACGGGGACGGCGACGAACGACTTCTACCGCAACGACGCGGGCACGTATGTCGCCGTCACCGATGACCCCCTCGCCGATGACACGGGCGGGCTCCGCCTCGCCAACACCTGGGGCGACCTCGACAACGACGGCGACCTCGACGCCTTCATCACGACCGGCGGGAACGCCGCGGACCGGCTCTACAGCAATGACGGCGATGGGACGTTCACGCGCATCGCGTCATCGCCCCTCACGACGCGCGCCGATGCCACCTCCGGCGCCACGCTCGGCGACTACGACGGCGACGGCGACCTCGACCTCGCCGTGACGACGCAGGTGAACGGCGGCGGGCCGGTGCGCCTCTACCGCAACGACACGGACACCGCCAACGGCTGGCTCAAGCTGAACCTCGTCGGGGTCGCCTCGAACCGCGCCGCGATTGGCGCGCAGGTCCGCGCTACGGCGACGATCGGCGGGAGCGCGGTGACGCAGTTCCGCGAGGTCTCGGCGCAGAACACGTTCAACGGGCAGAACGCGCTCACCGTCCACCTCGGGCTGGGCGATGCGGCGGCGGTCGAGACACTCGAAATCACGTGGCCGTCGGGCGCCGTAGATACGTTCGAAGACGTGCCGGCGAACGCCTTTTTCGAAGTAACGGAGGGCGGCGGGCTCATCGCCGTCGCGAATGAATCGGACGGCCTCGGCAGCGTGCCGTCGCTCGGGCTCGATGCGAGCTACCCGAACCCGTTCGCCGAGCGGACGATGATCCCGTACCATCTCGGGCAGGCGGGACCCGTCTCGCTCGCCGTGTACGACCTCCTCGGCCGCCGCGTCCGCACGCTCGTGGACGCCGCGCGGCCCGCCGGCTCCCACACCGCGACGTGGGATGGCCGCGACGCATCGGGCCGCCGGCTGAGCGCGGGCGTCTACCTCTACCGGCTCGAAGTCATAGATCCCGCTCGCGGGGCAGGCGAGCGGGCAGAGACGCGGCGCCTCGTGCTCGTACGCTGA